One stretch of Euphorbia lathyris chromosome 7, ddEupLath1.1, whole genome shotgun sequence DNA includes these proteins:
- the LOC136201048 gene encoding splicing factor Cactin-like isoform X1 — MKQLSSSRRSSSSSKRRERKKGSSKKITKEEIADYMGKKARKKAMKVSKKVKSVSGYSNDSNPFGDSNLNETFVWRKKIERDVSQGMSLDTFSVKAEKQRQRERMAEIEKVKKRREERALEKARHEEEMALLARERARAEFQDWEKKEEEFHFDQSKVRSVIRMREGRMKPIDVLSKHLNVSDDLDIDLNEPYIVFKGLTVKEMEELGDDIKMHLDMDRKTQTHIDYWEALLVVCNWELAEARKKDALDRARVRGEEPPAEVLAEERGVHSSIETDVRNLLEGKSSNELEALRSQIEAQMSSGSAKVVEYWEAVLKRLQIYKAKACLREIHGKMLRKHLQLLEPSSEGHDKLEGDHNLTPIQEDSEHDINDGETFSPEPIVEESHEPEEEDEEEEEVAGSFSPQLLHGDDNEEAIDPEEDRAILERKRMAVREEQQRRIQEAMASKLPPAEDNFEMKAIKAMGVMEEGDVVFGSGAEVNLDSQVYWWHDKYRPRKPKYFNRVHTGYEWNKYNQTHYDHDNPPPKVVQGYKFNIFYPDLVDKIKAPTYTIERDGNSDETCIIRFHAGPPYEDIAFRIVNKEWEYSHKKGFKCTFERGILHVYFNFQRYRYRR; from the exons ATGAAGCAACTTTCGTCCAGCAGAAGGAGCTCTAGCTCCAGCAAGCGCAGAGAACGGAAGAAGGGCTCTTCGAAAAAGATCACTAAAGAAGAAATTGCTGACTATATGGGGAAGAAAGCTCGTAAGAAG GCCATGAAAGTTTCGAAGAAAGTGAAGTCTGTCTCCGGCTATTCCAATGATTCCAATCCATTTGGTGATTCTAATCTCAATGAGAC ATTCGTTTGGCGAAAGAAGATTGAACGTGATGTTTCCCAAGGCATGTCACTTGATACGTTTTCTGTTAAAGCTGAGAAGCAGAGGCAGAGAGAAAGAATG GCAGAGATTGAAAAGgtgaaaaagagaagagaggaaAGGGCACTGGAAAAGGCACGACATGAAGAAGAAATG GCTCTATTGGCTAGAGAACGTGCAAGGGCCGAGTTCCAAGACTGGGAGAAAAAAGAAGAGGAG TTTCACTTTGATCAAAGCAAAGTGAGGTCAGTTATCAGGATGCGTGAAGGGAGAATGAAGCCTATAGATGTTTTGTCAAAGCACCTTAATGTATCCGATGATTTGGATATAGACTTGAATGAGCCGTACATTGTTTTCAAG GGTTTAACTGTAAAGGAGATGGAAGAGCTTGGCGATGACATTAAAATGCATCTGGATATGGATAGGAAAACTCAGACGCACATTGATTATTGGGAG GCACTTTTGGTGGTTTGTAATTGGGAGCTAGCTGAAGCTCGTAAAAAAGATGCACTAGATCGAGCTAGGGTGCGTGGGGAGGAACCTCCTGCAGAGGTTCTTGCAGAAGAAAGGGGAGTACATTCTAGCATCGAAACAGACGTCAGGAATCTCTTGGAAGGGAAGAGCTCCAATGAGCTTGAGGCGTTACGGTCTCAAATAGAGGCACAAATGAGTTCTGGATCCGCAAAAGTAGTGGAATACTGGGAGGCTGTTCTCAAACGACTGCAGATCTACAAGGCAAAG GCTTGTCTGAGGGAGATTCACGGTAAGATGTTACGCAAGCATTTGCAACTCCTTGAGCCATCTTCGGAAGGTCATGATAAGCTGGAAGGTGATCATAATTTAACGCCTATTCAGGAGGACAGTGAGCATGATATAAATG ATGGTGAAACATTTTCCCCAGAACCCATTGTGGAGGAAAGTCATGAgccagaagaagaagacgaagaagaagaagaagtagctGGTTCGTTTTCACCTCAACTGTTACATGGTGACGACAATGAAGAAGCAATTGATCCTGAGGAAGATAGGGCCATATTGGAAAGAAAACGCATGGCTGTGCGAGAGGAACAACAAAGACGAATTCAAGAGGCCATGGCATCGAAACTGCCTCCAGCAGAAGATAACTTTGAGATGAAAGCCATTAAAGCTATGGGGGTCATGGAGGAAGGTGATGTAGTATTTGGCTCTGGAGCTGAGGTGAATCTGGACTCACAG GTGTATTGGTGGCACGATAAGTACCGACCAAGAAAGCCGAAATATTTCAACCGGGTTCATACCGGATACGAGTGGAATAAATACAATCAAACTCATTATGATCATGACAATCCGCCCCCAAAGGTTGTTCAAGGATATAAATTCAACATCTTTTACCCAGACCTCGTCGACAAGATAAAAGCTCCAACTTATACAATCGAGAGGGATGGGAACAGTGATGAGACTTGCATTATAAGGTTCCATGCCGGGCCACCTTATGAAGATATA GCTTTTCGAATTGTAAACAAGGAATGGGAATATTCTCACAAGAAGGGATTCAAATGCACATTTGAACGAGGAATCTTGCATGTTTACTTCAACTTCCAACGGTATCGCTACAGAAGATGA
- the LOC136201048 gene encoding splicing factor Cactin-like isoform X2, whose product MKQLSSSRRSSSSSKRRERKKGSSKKITKEEIADYMGKKARKKAMKVSKKVKSVSGFVWRKKIERDVSQGMSLDTFSVKAEKQRQRERMAEIEKVKKRREERALEKARHEEEMALLARERARAEFQDWEKKEEEFHFDQSKVRSVIRMREGRMKPIDVLSKHLNVSDDLDIDLNEPYIVFKGLTVKEMEELGDDIKMHLDMDRKTQTHIDYWEALLVVCNWELAEARKKDALDRARVRGEEPPAEVLAEERGVHSSIETDVRNLLEGKSSNELEALRSQIEAQMSSGSAKVVEYWEAVLKRLQIYKAKACLREIHGKMLRKHLQLLEPSSEGHDKLEGDHNLTPIQEDSEHDINDGETFSPEPIVEESHEPEEEDEEEEEVAGSFSPQLLHGDDNEEAIDPEEDRAILERKRMAVREEQQRRIQEAMASKLPPAEDNFEMKAIKAMGVMEEGDVVFGSGAEVNLDSQVYWWHDKYRPRKPKYFNRVHTGYEWNKYNQTHYDHDNPPPKVVQGYKFNIFYPDLVDKIKAPTYTIERDGNSDETCIIRFHAGPPYEDIAFRIVNKEWEYSHKKGFKCTFERGILHVYFNFQRYRYRR is encoded by the exons ATGAAGCAACTTTCGTCCAGCAGAAGGAGCTCTAGCTCCAGCAAGCGCAGAGAACGGAAGAAGGGCTCTTCGAAAAAGATCACTAAAGAAGAAATTGCTGACTATATGGGGAAGAAAGCTCGTAAGAAG GCCATGAAAGTTTCGAAGAAAGTGAAGTCTGTCTCCGG ATTCGTTTGGCGAAAGAAGATTGAACGTGATGTTTCCCAAGGCATGTCACTTGATACGTTTTCTGTTAAAGCTGAGAAGCAGAGGCAGAGAGAAAGAATG GCAGAGATTGAAAAGgtgaaaaagagaagagaggaaAGGGCACTGGAAAAGGCACGACATGAAGAAGAAATG GCTCTATTGGCTAGAGAACGTGCAAGGGCCGAGTTCCAAGACTGGGAGAAAAAAGAAGAGGAG TTTCACTTTGATCAAAGCAAAGTGAGGTCAGTTATCAGGATGCGTGAAGGGAGAATGAAGCCTATAGATGTTTTGTCAAAGCACCTTAATGTATCCGATGATTTGGATATAGACTTGAATGAGCCGTACATTGTTTTCAAG GGTTTAACTGTAAAGGAGATGGAAGAGCTTGGCGATGACATTAAAATGCATCTGGATATGGATAGGAAAACTCAGACGCACATTGATTATTGGGAG GCACTTTTGGTGGTTTGTAATTGGGAGCTAGCTGAAGCTCGTAAAAAAGATGCACTAGATCGAGCTAGGGTGCGTGGGGAGGAACCTCCTGCAGAGGTTCTTGCAGAAGAAAGGGGAGTACATTCTAGCATCGAAACAGACGTCAGGAATCTCTTGGAAGGGAAGAGCTCCAATGAGCTTGAGGCGTTACGGTCTCAAATAGAGGCACAAATGAGTTCTGGATCCGCAAAAGTAGTGGAATACTGGGAGGCTGTTCTCAAACGACTGCAGATCTACAAGGCAAAG GCTTGTCTGAGGGAGATTCACGGTAAGATGTTACGCAAGCATTTGCAACTCCTTGAGCCATCTTCGGAAGGTCATGATAAGCTGGAAGGTGATCATAATTTAACGCCTATTCAGGAGGACAGTGAGCATGATATAAATG ATGGTGAAACATTTTCCCCAGAACCCATTGTGGAGGAAAGTCATGAgccagaagaagaagacgaagaagaagaagaagtagctGGTTCGTTTTCACCTCAACTGTTACATGGTGACGACAATGAAGAAGCAATTGATCCTGAGGAAGATAGGGCCATATTGGAAAGAAAACGCATGGCTGTGCGAGAGGAACAACAAAGACGAATTCAAGAGGCCATGGCATCGAAACTGCCTCCAGCAGAAGATAACTTTGAGATGAAAGCCATTAAAGCTATGGGGGTCATGGAGGAAGGTGATGTAGTATTTGGCTCTGGAGCTGAGGTGAATCTGGACTCACAG GTGTATTGGTGGCACGATAAGTACCGACCAAGAAAGCCGAAATATTTCAACCGGGTTCATACCGGATACGAGTGGAATAAATACAATCAAACTCATTATGATCATGACAATCCGCCCCCAAAGGTTGTTCAAGGATATAAATTCAACATCTTTTACCCAGACCTCGTCGACAAGATAAAAGCTCCAACTTATACAATCGAGAGGGATGGGAACAGTGATGAGACTTGCATTATAAGGTTCCATGCCGGGCCACCTTATGAAGATATA GCTTTTCGAATTGTAAACAAGGAATGGGAATATTCTCACAAGAAGGGATTCAAATGCACATTTGAACGAGGAATCTTGCATGTTTACTTCAACTTCCAACGGTATCGCTACAGAAGATGA
- the LOC136201048 gene encoding splicing factor Cactin-like isoform X4 has protein sequence MKVSKKVKSVSGFVWRKKIERDVSQGMSLDTFSVKAEKQRQRERMAEIEKVKKRREERALEKARHEEEMALLARERARAEFQDWEKKEEEFHFDQSKVRSVIRMREGRMKPIDVLSKHLNVSDDLDIDLNEPYIVFKGLTVKEMEELGDDIKMHLDMDRKTQTHIDYWEALLVVCNWELAEARKKDALDRARVRGEEPPAEVLAEERGVHSSIETDVRNLLEGKSSNELEALRSQIEAQMSSGSAKVVEYWEAVLKRLQIYKAKACLREIHGKMLRKHLQLLEPSSEGHDKLEGDHNLTPIQEDSEHDINDGETFSPEPIVEESHEPEEEDEEEEEVAGSFSPQLLHGDDNEEAIDPEEDRAILERKRMAVREEQQRRIQEAMASKLPPAEDNFEMKAIKAMGVMEEGDVVFGSGAEVNLDSQVYWWHDKYRPRKPKYFNRVHTGYEWNKYNQTHYDHDNPPPKVVQGYKFNIFYPDLVDKIKAPTYTIERDGNSDETCIIRFHAGPPYEDIAFRIVNKEWEYSHKKGFKCTFERGILHVYFNFQRYRYRR, from the exons ATGAAAGTTTCGAAGAAAGTGAAGTCTGTCTCCGG ATTCGTTTGGCGAAAGAAGATTGAACGTGATGTTTCCCAAGGCATGTCACTTGATACGTTTTCTGTTAAAGCTGAGAAGCAGAGGCAGAGAGAAAGAATG GCAGAGATTGAAAAGgtgaaaaagagaagagaggaaAGGGCACTGGAAAAGGCACGACATGAAGAAGAAATG GCTCTATTGGCTAGAGAACGTGCAAGGGCCGAGTTCCAAGACTGGGAGAAAAAAGAAGAGGAG TTTCACTTTGATCAAAGCAAAGTGAGGTCAGTTATCAGGATGCGTGAAGGGAGAATGAAGCCTATAGATGTTTTGTCAAAGCACCTTAATGTATCCGATGATTTGGATATAGACTTGAATGAGCCGTACATTGTTTTCAAG GGTTTAACTGTAAAGGAGATGGAAGAGCTTGGCGATGACATTAAAATGCATCTGGATATGGATAGGAAAACTCAGACGCACATTGATTATTGGGAG GCACTTTTGGTGGTTTGTAATTGGGAGCTAGCTGAAGCTCGTAAAAAAGATGCACTAGATCGAGCTAGGGTGCGTGGGGAGGAACCTCCTGCAGAGGTTCTTGCAGAAGAAAGGGGAGTACATTCTAGCATCGAAACAGACGTCAGGAATCTCTTGGAAGGGAAGAGCTCCAATGAGCTTGAGGCGTTACGGTCTCAAATAGAGGCACAAATGAGTTCTGGATCCGCAAAAGTAGTGGAATACTGGGAGGCTGTTCTCAAACGACTGCAGATCTACAAGGCAAAG GCTTGTCTGAGGGAGATTCACGGTAAGATGTTACGCAAGCATTTGCAACTCCTTGAGCCATCTTCGGAAGGTCATGATAAGCTGGAAGGTGATCATAATTTAACGCCTATTCAGGAGGACAGTGAGCATGATATAAATG ATGGTGAAACATTTTCCCCAGAACCCATTGTGGAGGAAAGTCATGAgccagaagaagaagacgaagaagaagaagaagtagctGGTTCGTTTTCACCTCAACTGTTACATGGTGACGACAATGAAGAAGCAATTGATCCTGAGGAAGATAGGGCCATATTGGAAAGAAAACGCATGGCTGTGCGAGAGGAACAACAAAGACGAATTCAAGAGGCCATGGCATCGAAACTGCCTCCAGCAGAAGATAACTTTGAGATGAAAGCCATTAAAGCTATGGGGGTCATGGAGGAAGGTGATGTAGTATTTGGCTCTGGAGCTGAGGTGAATCTGGACTCACAG GTGTATTGGTGGCACGATAAGTACCGACCAAGAAAGCCGAAATATTTCAACCGGGTTCATACCGGATACGAGTGGAATAAATACAATCAAACTCATTATGATCATGACAATCCGCCCCCAAAGGTTGTTCAAGGATATAAATTCAACATCTTTTACCCAGACCTCGTCGACAAGATAAAAGCTCCAACTTATACAATCGAGAGGGATGGGAACAGTGATGAGACTTGCATTATAAGGTTCCATGCCGGGCCACCTTATGAAGATATA GCTTTTCGAATTGTAAACAAGGAATGGGAATATTCTCACAAGAAGGGATTCAAATGCACATTTGAACGAGGAATCTTGCATGTTTACTTCAACTTCCAACGGTATCGCTACAGAAGATGA
- the LOC136201048 gene encoding splicing factor Cactin-like isoform X3, with protein MKVSKKVKSVSGYSNDSNPFGDSNLNETFVWRKKIERDVSQGMSLDTFSVKAEKQRQRERMAEIEKVKKRREERALEKARHEEEMALLARERARAEFQDWEKKEEEFHFDQSKVRSVIRMREGRMKPIDVLSKHLNVSDDLDIDLNEPYIVFKGLTVKEMEELGDDIKMHLDMDRKTQTHIDYWEALLVVCNWELAEARKKDALDRARVRGEEPPAEVLAEERGVHSSIETDVRNLLEGKSSNELEALRSQIEAQMSSGSAKVVEYWEAVLKRLQIYKAKACLREIHGKMLRKHLQLLEPSSEGHDKLEGDHNLTPIQEDSEHDINDGETFSPEPIVEESHEPEEEDEEEEEVAGSFSPQLLHGDDNEEAIDPEEDRAILERKRMAVREEQQRRIQEAMASKLPPAEDNFEMKAIKAMGVMEEGDVVFGSGAEVNLDSQVYWWHDKYRPRKPKYFNRVHTGYEWNKYNQTHYDHDNPPPKVVQGYKFNIFYPDLVDKIKAPTYTIERDGNSDETCIIRFHAGPPYEDIAFRIVNKEWEYSHKKGFKCTFERGILHVYFNFQRYRYRR; from the exons ATGAAAGTTTCGAAGAAAGTGAAGTCTGTCTCCGGCTATTCCAATGATTCCAATCCATTTGGTGATTCTAATCTCAATGAGAC ATTCGTTTGGCGAAAGAAGATTGAACGTGATGTTTCCCAAGGCATGTCACTTGATACGTTTTCTGTTAAAGCTGAGAAGCAGAGGCAGAGAGAAAGAATG GCAGAGATTGAAAAGgtgaaaaagagaagagaggaaAGGGCACTGGAAAAGGCACGACATGAAGAAGAAATG GCTCTATTGGCTAGAGAACGTGCAAGGGCCGAGTTCCAAGACTGGGAGAAAAAAGAAGAGGAG TTTCACTTTGATCAAAGCAAAGTGAGGTCAGTTATCAGGATGCGTGAAGGGAGAATGAAGCCTATAGATGTTTTGTCAAAGCACCTTAATGTATCCGATGATTTGGATATAGACTTGAATGAGCCGTACATTGTTTTCAAG GGTTTAACTGTAAAGGAGATGGAAGAGCTTGGCGATGACATTAAAATGCATCTGGATATGGATAGGAAAACTCAGACGCACATTGATTATTGGGAG GCACTTTTGGTGGTTTGTAATTGGGAGCTAGCTGAAGCTCGTAAAAAAGATGCACTAGATCGAGCTAGGGTGCGTGGGGAGGAACCTCCTGCAGAGGTTCTTGCAGAAGAAAGGGGAGTACATTCTAGCATCGAAACAGACGTCAGGAATCTCTTGGAAGGGAAGAGCTCCAATGAGCTTGAGGCGTTACGGTCTCAAATAGAGGCACAAATGAGTTCTGGATCCGCAAAAGTAGTGGAATACTGGGAGGCTGTTCTCAAACGACTGCAGATCTACAAGGCAAAG GCTTGTCTGAGGGAGATTCACGGTAAGATGTTACGCAAGCATTTGCAACTCCTTGAGCCATCTTCGGAAGGTCATGATAAGCTGGAAGGTGATCATAATTTAACGCCTATTCAGGAGGACAGTGAGCATGATATAAATG ATGGTGAAACATTTTCCCCAGAACCCATTGTGGAGGAAAGTCATGAgccagaagaagaagacgaagaagaagaagaagtagctGGTTCGTTTTCACCTCAACTGTTACATGGTGACGACAATGAAGAAGCAATTGATCCTGAGGAAGATAGGGCCATATTGGAAAGAAAACGCATGGCTGTGCGAGAGGAACAACAAAGACGAATTCAAGAGGCCATGGCATCGAAACTGCCTCCAGCAGAAGATAACTTTGAGATGAAAGCCATTAAAGCTATGGGGGTCATGGAGGAAGGTGATGTAGTATTTGGCTCTGGAGCTGAGGTGAATCTGGACTCACAG GTGTATTGGTGGCACGATAAGTACCGACCAAGAAAGCCGAAATATTTCAACCGGGTTCATACCGGATACGAGTGGAATAAATACAATCAAACTCATTATGATCATGACAATCCGCCCCCAAAGGTTGTTCAAGGATATAAATTCAACATCTTTTACCCAGACCTCGTCGACAAGATAAAAGCTCCAACTTATACAATCGAGAGGGATGGGAACAGTGATGAGACTTGCATTATAAGGTTCCATGCCGGGCCACCTTATGAAGATATA GCTTTTCGAATTGTAAACAAGGAATGGGAATATTCTCACAAGAAGGGATTCAAATGCACATTTGAACGAGGAATCTTGCATGTTTACTTCAACTTCCAACGGTATCGCTACAGAAGATGA